tgtACTTACAACATGTACAATGGATATGACACACCTGTGACTTTAAGGCTGAATATGCAatccaaacacatttacagGAGTGCAGGTGCAGCTGTGATGATGTactgtgcaaacattttctaTAAAAAACGGGGGAGCCAGATGTCAACAGAAATACAGTATCCAAGAGTCAGATTATGTTAAGGCTTAGGCAAGACACAAGGCAAGAATCCAGACACACGCATGAAGGGCTTCGTTATGTTAACCCCTAGTCACGAACACAGCCTACTCTTTTACAATTAATCCTATTCAGGTGAGCATCAGTGGAGTGAAAGACGGGATCAACTGGCCTTAACCATCTCTCTTCTGTGAGGCATACAGTGAAAATCTCATCGGGGAGCTTATAAACATGTGTCAAATTATGTATAAAGTAGGCAACACATTCTATTCACAAGAGGTAGTTCTGCTGGATACTCAAGACAGTTTTGTGTAATGCGCATCAGTTTAGCACAGGTGTGCCAGCCGTGTTCGCAGAGCTCATTATACCGCGCAGGCAGCAAATCCGTCACCTGTGCGTGCTGAATGTTCACAGCTGGCTGTACTTCCCTTTACAGTGCACAATGTGTCTGTATAATCTGTCTATCCTGTCCTGGAGAACGCCCGCATGCTCGTCGGAGAGAAATCCTAATTCCGGAGACAAAGGCTCGCTGTCCCTGTAGAGCTCCAGGAGCCTTTTCCTGGAGTCTCTGCGCCTGTGCAGCTCCGCCACGCGCTGCGTGGTCCTCCTTCTGAACACGCACACAGAGTTCAGCACTGTGCTGTGATATTTCTCCCACATGTTCAACACCCGAAAGCCGTGCACGAGTCCGGCCTCGTTGTCTATGAATACAAGGTCACCGCGGGCTGTCTTCAGCAGGTTGTTGGTGTCCCTCTCCATTACGCGCGAATCCCACTGCAGGCTGAACAGATTGCTGACGAGTCTGTCGAAGTTTGCAGTCAGGTAGTCGAATATGATCAGGTCGCTCCACTgcatcagctccagcagctcctccgtCGTCTTGTTCCAGAGCTCCTTGAGCACAGGATGCAGCCCGCTGCTCTCCTGCCGGAGCGGCGCAGGTGTGACCACCCCGGTCAGGTTGGAGACCCACTCGGTGAGAGAAACCACGGCCCGATCGCTCCACTGCAACCCGTCTATCCGCGTCCTCACAGCCGCccactgctcactgtctccgTTCACCTGGGACAATATTAGAGGGGGCACGTTTGTGATGCCTAACAAACTGGCAAGGTAGTATGTCAGAGTTTCTCCTTGCACCTGGTCCGCGTTTATTCCGTAACGCACGCACGCTTTGGTCCCATCTGCAAAAGTGGCGAGCTGATTAGATATCCTGCCGCATCCCGGCTCCAGACTCACTATCCGGTTTGTCCTGGCTGCCTCTCGCCACGCGCGAGCATATTCCTCTGTGAAGCCCACACGAAGGAGATCCTCCAGCCGTTCACTCCAAAATATCCCATCCTCCACCGGGGAGCCTAACTTGACCGAGCCCACCCGCTGGGCTGACCTCTTGTTATCCCCATTCACATGGTAATCTCGACTTCCTGCGGGGACGGTTTGATCGGTGAGGTTGCGAGCCTCAAGTCTGCCCCCCAAGTGGGGTCTTTGTGCCGGTGGGACAGCGAGCAAAACCCGGAAAGTTTTGGCAGAGAGGTCCGCTGGGAGCCCCTGGTGAAAAGCCCCTCCGCCCGGTGCGGAGAACCTCCGTTTGTGTCGCTCCAAACGGGTCTCCAGCGCGCTCCAGACGTAGAAAACACTTGCAAGGGCGCACAGGAAAAGGAGAGCGAACAAGTTTGCCGAAACAGCCCTCATGGTGAGACCACCCTGCCCTCCGGGGACCTGCAGAGCTCCAGCAagttaaaaaagacacagaaagagcCAAATTTCTTCAATCCTCAGTTGAGCTGGAGCGGCTGAGAGCTGTGCGCCCCGCGGCTCCCAGGCGGACTGTTTGAGCtcactggaggaggaagagggtcTCCGGAACTGTGTGAATCTCATCTCC
This sequence is a window from Acanthopagrus latus isolate v.2019 chromosome 8, fAcaLat1.1, whole genome shotgun sequence. Protein-coding genes within it:
- the fjx1 gene encoding four-jointed box protein 1: MRAVSANLFALLFLCALASVFYVWSALETRLERHKRRFSAPGGGAFHQGLPADLSAKTFRVLLAVPPAQRPHLGGRLEARNLTDQTVPAGSRDYHVNGDNKRSAQRVGSVKLGSPVEDGIFWSERLEDLLRVGFTEEYARAWREAARTNRIVSLEPGCGRISNQLATFADGTKACVRYGINADQVQGETLTYYLASLLGITNVPPLILSQVNGDSEQWAAVRTRIDGLQWSDRAVVSLTEWVSNLTGVVTPAPLRQESSGLHPVLKELWNKTTEELLELMQWSDLIIFDYLTANFDRLVSNLFSLQWDSRVMERDTNNLLKTARGDLVFIDNEAGLVHGFRVLNMWEKYHSTVLNSVCVFRRRTTQRVAELHRRRDSRKRLLELYRDSEPLSPELGFLSDEHAGVLQDRIDRLYRHIVHCKGKYSQL